The following are from one region of the Pristiophorus japonicus isolate sPriJap1 chromosome 24, sPriJap1.hap1, whole genome shotgun sequence genome:
- the LOC139238016 gene encoding uncharacterized protein, whose protein sequence is MAEVEEEKEMTSQGSEERPVEISKVEREDQDAPNEEAAGELTIEEETFEKNEATETMMHGERQQEAGSAEMTGEGQAAEGAEGPQLGGKEELDLQTRNENEESDQGISTETAKELEEGLLEAVDSTAAGLQAGQSDRNPNAEDLSNENKNESVEGDQNQESGGKGCQEEAEEVAAMKDIGHCAALEGTIGERVGPQPQHVVDEERTEGSVSAEETQTGSEADAPVDVAAEPDFKEDSDNTTETANGVSSGDKPEQCGTEAECLAGQVELSAHTVGDHGSMTAVAIARRSNDQSSDGDALPKQAKRVGEDHVCRGQEPPADVETGPEAMAETADAGLQTSAENAESHLEIQPRGVEQILPTSAKGCDDSPDIPPVPALPCFGKGLEISEENQHGRAADRTAEIPVGTAGPRTEAPATEDVDEQPATTDDAGRGQDAQAAEATHGTEEQESNRDNLTESVPATGSPATVLGEGAKASLEQLRETEILESEGEDVPGATAPGDDGITVAGEQ, encoded by the coding sequence ATGGCAGAGGTCGAAGAGGAGAAGGAAATGACTAGCCAGGGATCGGAGGAGCGTCCCGTTGAAATATCGAAGGTTGAGCGTGAAGATCAAGACGCCCCAAATGAAGAGGCAGCTGGAGAGCTCACAATCGAGGAAGAAACGTTTGAGAAGAATGAAGCCACTGAAACAATGATGCACGGGGAGAGGCAACAGGAAGCAGGCAGTGCTGAGATGACTGGTGAAGGACAAGCGGCTGAGGGGGCTGAAGGCCCTCAGCTTGGAGGGAAAGAAGAGTTGGATCTCCAAACAAGAAACGAAAATGAGGAGTCTGATCAAGGTATCTCAACGGAGACTGCGAAGGAACTCGAAGAAGGCCTCCTGGAGGCTGTGGACAGCACAGCTGCCGGACTTCAGGCAGGACAATCAGATCGAAACCCAAATGCTGAAGACCTGTCCAATGAAAATAAAAATGAATCCGTAGAAGGTGATCAAAACCAGGAATCAGGAGGCAAGGGCTGCCAAGAGGAGGCTGAAGAAGTAGCAGCAATGAAAGACATTGGACATTGTGCTGCTTTGGAAGGCACAATAGGAGAACGTGTGGGTCCCCAGCCCCAACATGTCGTTGATGAAGAAAGGACTGAAGGCTCAGTAAGTGCAGAGGAGACTCAAACTGGTTCAGAGGCAGATGCTCCGGTAGATGTAGCAGCTGAACCCGACTTCAAGGAAGACTCTGATAACACAACTGAGACTGCTAACGGTGTGAGCAGCGGTGACAAGCCAGAACAATGTGGCACAGAAGCTGAATGCCTGGCAGGGCAGGTGGAGTTGTCTGCACACACCGTTGGTGATCACGGCTCAATGACGGCTGTTGCCATTGCACGGCGCAGCAATGATCAATCAAGCGATGGTGACGCACTGCCCAAACAAGCAAAAAGAGTGGGGGAAGACCACGTGTGTCGTGGCCAAGAGCCACCAGCAGATGTTGAAACTGGGCCAGAAGCCATGGCAGAAACAGCCGACGCTGGTTTGCAAACATCAGCGGAAAACGCGGAGTCCCATTTGGAGATCCAACCCAGAGGCGTTGAACAAATCCTGCCAACGTCTGCCAAGGGTTGTGACGACAGTCCAGATATCCCACCAGTGCCTGCTCTGCCGTGCTTTGGGAAAGGTTTGGAAATTTCAGAGGAAAATCAGCACGGGCGCGCAGCAGACAGAACAGCTGAAATTCCAGTTGGCACGGCAGGCCCTCGAACTGAAGCACCGGCAACGGAAGATGTTGATGAGCAACCGGCCACCACCGATGATGCCGGACGGGGCCAGGATGCACAGGCGGCCGAGGCCACGCACGGCACAGAAGAGCAAGAATCCAATCGAGACAACCTGACCGAGTCGGTGCCGGCCACGGGATCACCAGCAACAGTGCTTGGGGAGGGCGCAAAGGCCAGCCTGGAGCAACTGCGTGAGACAGAAATATTAGAGTCTGAGGGCGAAGACGTGCCAGGGGCAACAGCACCAGGAGATGATGGGATAACAGTCGCAGGGGAACAATAG
- the ubl5 gene encoding ubiquitin-like protein 5 — protein MIEIICNDRLGKKVRVKCNPDDTIEDLKKLIAAQTGTKWDKLVLKKWYTIFKNHVQLQDYEIHDGMNLELYYQ, from the exons ATGATTGAGATAATTTGCAATGATCGCTTAGGGAAGAAAGTTCGAGTGAAGTGCAA TCCCGATGATACCATTGAAGATTTGAAGAAGTTAATAGCTGCACAGACTGGAACAAAATGGGACAAGCTTGTCTTAAAGAAATG GTATACCATTTTCAAGAATCATGTTCAGTTGCAAGATT ATGAGATCCACGATGGAATGAACCTGGAGCTCTACTACCAGTAA